A stretch of Rubinisphaera margarita DNA encodes these proteins:
- a CDS encoding PDZ domain-containing protein: MFTRFLFVVLCLVVAPALAAEPASLGVEVIELATVYDVLREKGFDLPTKSGLIVLHVTPNSPAAKAKISPDDIILKVQRTTVRTIDDLRTALEGTAGKEIDLSGYGSTIIRGKQRWRRGDLRVTPATREEILKGAMVQTADPIKGLTFWKHASAPEFLNSRTAVYCYIAEEQGAPTLRLKLQYVADDWLFIKSLVVRAGAENFTIDLSGFSDVERDNSGGKIWEWHDRPVGANEMAMLRAMATGGNAIIAFNGNQYRKDFELDDTSRHVISETLELYDMINTAE; the protein is encoded by the coding sequence GTGTTTACGCGATTTCTGTTCGTTGTTCTCTGTCTGGTTGTTGCTCCTGCTCTCGCTGCGGAACCGGCCTCACTGGGGGTGGAAGTGATCGAACTCGCGACGGTCTATGACGTCCTGAGAGAAAAGGGGTTCGATTTGCCGACGAAGTCCGGCCTGATCGTACTGCACGTGACCCCGAACAGCCCGGCGGCGAAGGCGAAAATCTCTCCGGATGACATCATCCTGAAGGTGCAGAGAACTACGGTCCGCACGATCGACGACCTCAGAACCGCTCTGGAAGGAACGGCAGGAAAGGAGATTGACCTGAGCGGTTACGGATCGACGATCATCCGCGGGAAACAGCGGTGGCGGCGGGGAGATCTCCGCGTGACACCGGCGACGCGGGAAGAAATCCTGAAGGGAGCAATGGTCCAGACCGCCGATCCCATCAAGGGCCTGACGTTTTGGAAGCACGCGAGCGCCCCGGAGTTTCTTAATTCCCGTACGGCGGTCTACTGCTACATCGCCGAAGAACAGGGAGCTCCGACGCTGCGATTGAAGCTTCAGTACGTTGCCGACGACTGGCTATTTATCAAATCGCTGGTGGTCCGGGCGGGGGCGGAGAACTTCACCATCGACCTGTCGGGATTCTCTGATGTTGAGCGCGACAACTCTGGGGGCAAGATCTGGGAATGGCACGATCGGCCAGTGGGCGCCAACGAAATGGCGATGTTACGGGCCATGGCGACCGGCGGAAATGCCATCATCGCCTTTAATGGGAACCAGTACCGCAAGGACTTCGAACTGGACGACACGAGCCGTCATGTGATCTCGGAAACCCTTGAACTCTATGACATGATTAACACCGCCGAGTGA
- the holA gene encoding DNA polymerase III subunit delta, with protein sequence MLATEFIAKESIDQIPPVVVLYGAERYLKQQSLQLLLTSIYGDAQSAQELATTLEGREAEWRNVSDELKTISMWSGKRSVVINAADDFVSANRSSLEAYADKPAKSSLLVLDVKSWPKNTKLAKKVEKTGLSLECGELKGAQLSSWVVSHAQQKYEKSISRSAVALLLELAGTSIGLLDRELDKLSSYVGDNKKITDEDVRALVGGWRLETTWNMINAVRDGELDVALTELNKLMTAGEAPQKLLGGISFVYRKLVQAVRTSARTRNLNSALKSAGVFPRDIPAAETYLRRLGRQRAERIPHLLAKADLGMKGESSLPPRILIERLLVELSP encoded by the coding sequence ATGCTTGCCACTGAATTCATCGCGAAAGAATCGATCGATCAGATCCCGCCCGTGGTCGTCCTGTACGGTGCGGAACGGTATCTGAAGCAGCAGTCGCTGCAACTGCTGTTGACCAGCATCTACGGCGATGCCCAGTCGGCTCAGGAACTGGCGACGACACTCGAAGGTCGCGAAGCCGAGTGGCGGAACGTCTCCGACGAGCTCAAGACAATCTCAATGTGGAGCGGGAAGCGGTCGGTCGTTATCAATGCCGCCGACGATTTCGTGTCGGCCAACCGCAGCAGTCTGGAAGCCTACGCCGACAAGCCGGCCAAATCGTCGCTGCTCGTCCTGGACGTGAAAAGCTGGCCGAAGAACACGAAGCTCGCCAAGAAGGTCGAGAAAACCGGACTGTCGCTCGAATGCGGCGAACTCAAAGGCGCTCAGTTGTCGAGCTGGGTCGTCTCGCATGCCCAGCAGAAGTACGAAAAGTCGATTTCGCGCTCAGCCGTGGCTCTCTTGCTCGAACTGGCCGGCACGTCGATCGGGCTGCTCGATCGCGAACTCGACAAGCTGTCGTCCTACGTCGGCGACAACAAGAAGATCACCGATGAAGATGTTCGCGCTCTTGTCGGGGGATGGCGGCTCGAAACGACCTGGAACATGATCAACGCCGTCCGCGATGGCGAACTCGATGTCGCCCTCACGGAGTTAAACAAGTTGATGACCGCCGGCGAAGCGCCGCAGAAACTGCTTGGCGGCATTTCGTTTGTTTACCGCAAACTCGTCCAGGCCGTCCGCACCTCGGCCAGGACCCGCAATCTGAACAGTGCTCTCAAATCGGCCGGGGTCTTCCCCCGCGACATCCCGGCTGCCGAGACCTATCTCCGCCGACTGGGCCGCCAGCGAGCCGAACGCATCCCGCATCTGCTGGCGAAAGCCGACCTCGGCATGAAGGGCGAAAGCTCGCTCCCGCCCCGCATCCTCATCGAACGCCTGCTGGTCGAGTTATCTCCGTAA
- a CDS encoding DNA-methyltransferase has protein sequence MKTEQTVHNTILKQDCVAGMAALEPGSVDLVFADPPFNIGYEYDQYEDSLERNQYLEWSREWISGVYNVLKSDGTFWLAIGDEYAAELKLMAQEIGFHCRSWVIWYYTFGVNCKQKFSRSHAHLFYFVKDPSQFTFRGDELENRIPSARQLVYNDKRANPTGRLPDDTWIIRPAGVAGEFQPDDNRTWTLRPQDLEACFSSTEDTWYFPRVAGTFKERAGFHGCQMPEQLLGRIIRYCSREDELVLDPFAGSATTLAAAKKLGRNYLGFELSDDYVERGTTRLEQICRGDALDGSAEPTMSAPGTWAKKTARKTRNTEQVESAEPDSAQLQLTYHGIRNAFGQSHDGYSIDRVLLDPKLTKAFHKACRQHNVIGDPLTWNLLLLQLRQNGQLADLPATRQTDFSWTAADPYLAASEMALQSLLRETASTHLEEIFCDPDLATQFDERAKALTPGFKPFQYRWAALMISRQLLAVTERAGILKVAHKGRLGKSLRSIVPLKSVTTLALPDDAAVYTLACSGKTVYAGETLSLRERVGRLVTESFAELTGIAVDQLQLRYRIQEPELFGQLAWQRLLAEESESLLNLQTN, from the coding sequence GTGAAGACCGAACAGACCGTGCACAATACGATTCTGAAGCAGGACTGCGTAGCCGGGATGGCGGCTCTGGAGCCCGGGTCCGTCGACCTGGTCTTCGCCGACCCGCCGTTCAACATCGGCTACGAGTACGACCAGTACGAAGACAGCCTCGAACGCAACCAGTATCTGGAATGGTCCCGCGAGTGGATCAGCGGCGTTTACAACGTCCTCAAGAGCGACGGCACCTTCTGGCTGGCCATTGGCGATGAGTACGCCGCCGAACTCAAGCTGATGGCTCAGGAGATCGGCTTTCACTGCCGCAGCTGGGTCATCTGGTACTACACGTTCGGCGTGAACTGCAAACAGAAGTTCAGCCGGTCGCATGCCCATCTGTTCTACTTCGTGAAAGATCCGAGCCAGTTCACGTTTCGGGGCGATGAGCTCGAAAACCGCATCCCGTCCGCCCGCCAGCTCGTTTACAACGACAAGCGAGCCAATCCGACCGGTCGCCTGCCGGATGACACCTGGATCATTCGCCCGGCTGGAGTTGCCGGCGAGTTTCAACCCGACGACAATCGCACCTGGACACTTCGCCCACAGGATCTCGAAGCCTGCTTCAGCTCCACGGAAGATACCTGGTACTTCCCGCGCGTCGCCGGGACGTTCAAAGAGCGAGCCGGTTTTCATGGCTGCCAGATGCCTGAACAACTTCTCGGCCGCATCATCCGCTACTGCTCCCGGGAAGATGAACTCGTGCTCGACCCGTTCGCCGGCAGCGCGACGACACTGGCTGCCGCCAAGAAACTCGGCCGCAACTATCTTGGGTTCGAGCTTTCGGACGATTACGTCGAACGGGGAACGACTCGGCTGGAACAGATTTGCCGGGGCGATGCCCTCGATGGTTCCGCCGAGCCGACGATGAGTGCACCGGGAACGTGGGCGAAGAAAACGGCTCGAAAGACTCGCAACACCGAACAAGTGGAATCGGCGGAGCCCGACTCTGCTCAACTTCAGTTGACGTATCATGGGATTCGCAATGCGTTTGGCCAGTCCCACGACGGATATTCGATCGACCGCGTCCTGCTCGATCCCAAATTAACCAAAGCCTTTCACAAGGCCTGCCGCCAGCACAACGTCATCGGCGACCCCTTGACGTGGAATCTGCTGCTGCTTCAACTTCGACAGAACGGACAGCTGGCCGATCTCCCTGCAACCAGACAGACCGACTTTTCCTGGACCGCTGCAGACCCCTATCTGGCGGCCAGCGAAATGGCTCTGCAGTCGCTGCTTCGCGAAACGGCAAGTACGCATCTCGAAGAGATTTTCTGCGACCCGGATCTGGCCACACAGTTTGATGAACGAGCCAAAGCCCTCACGCCGGGCTTCAAGCCGTTTCAGTATCGCTGGGCAGCGTTGATGATTTCGCGGCAACTGTTGGCCGTTACGGAACGGGCTGGAATTCTCAAGGTGGCTCACAAGGGACGGCTCGGAAAGTCGCTACGAAGCATCGTGCCGCTGAAATCGGTTACCACCCTGGCACTGCCAGACGATGCCGCCGTGTATACTCTCGCCTGTAGCGGGAAGACGGTCTACGCCGGGGAAACGTTATCACTTCGCGAGCGGGTCGGACGGCTGGTGACGGAATCTTTTGCAGAGCTGACCGGAATCGCTGTCGATCAACTGCAGTTGAGGTACCGCATCCAGGAGCCGGAACTGTTCGGACAACTCGCCTGGCAGAGACTGCTCGCCGAGGAATCGGAAAGCCTTTTGAATCTGCAGACCAACTAA
- a CDS encoding amidohydrolase family protein, producing the protein MDKIDAHHHFWELSRFDYAWLRAEDKRAICRDFLPADLKPHLEACGISKSIFVQTRHELAENRWVLDLCEQNDFLAGIVGWVDLQSPDCEEQLLEFKDHPKFLGIRHVTQDEPDDDFIVHQKTLRGLKVLEKHRVPFDLLFFVKHLRHAPTVAMLCPELPLVLDHLAKPRIKDQAFDDWEANFRAAANCENVYCKLSGMITEADWDDWKPADLKPYIDIALDAFGPDRLMYGSDWPVCELAGSYEQVHAALAENIADLSETEQQRIWAGTAAEFYGIELATVR; encoded by the coding sequence ATGGACAAGATCGACGCTCATCACCACTTCTGGGAGCTTTCCCGCTTCGATTATGCCTGGCTTCGAGCCGAGGACAAGCGGGCAATCTGCCGCGATTTTCTGCCGGCGGACCTGAAGCCGCATCTTGAGGCCTGCGGCATCAGCAAGTCAATTTTCGTGCAGACCCGGCACGAGCTGGCCGAGAATCGCTGGGTGCTCGATCTCTGTGAGCAGAACGATTTTCTCGCGGGAATCGTCGGCTGGGTCGATCTGCAGAGCCCCGACTGTGAGGAGCAGCTGCTGGAGTTCAAGGATCACCCGAAGTTTCTCGGCATCCGCCACGTGACACAGGACGAACCGGATGACGATTTCATTGTCCATCAGAAGACGTTGCGGGGCCTGAAAGTGCTGGAGAAGCACCGGGTTCCGTTCGATCTGCTGTTTTTCGTCAAGCACCTGCGGCACGCTCCGACCGTGGCCATGCTCTGCCCCGAGCTTCCCCTCGTGCTCGATCATCTGGCGAAGCCGCGGATTAAGGATCAGGCGTTCGACGACTGGGAGGCCAATTTTCGAGCCGCCGCGAACTGCGAGAATGTCTACTGCAAACTCTCCGGCATGATCACCGAAGCCGACTGGGACGACTGGAAACCCGCCGATCTGAAGCCGTATATCGACATCGCCCTGGACGCCTTCGGCCCGGACCGCCTGATGTATGGTTCCGACTGGCCGGTCTGCGAACTGGCCGGAAGCTACGAACAGGTCCACGCAGCCCTTGCCGAGAACATCGCGGACCTCTCGGAGACTGAACAGCAGCGGATCTGGGCGGGTACGGCAGCGGAGTTTTATGGGATTGAGCTAGCCACAGTCCGCTAA
- a CDS encoding type II toxin-antitoxin system PemK/MazF family toxin — protein MNQGDVYMVRTSAGARPAVIVSREELNRGNYLLAVFCTSTKFTLRSQLPNCVPFLKGEFGFTKDCVAQAETISLVVKNDLDGQIGALPPERVRDLIRAIGNVIDADCEQL, from the coding sequence ATGAATCAGGGCGATGTTTACATGGTTCGGACCTCCGCTGGCGCCCGGCCCGCTGTGATTGTTTCTCGCGAAGAACTGAACCGCGGGAATTACCTGCTCGCCGTCTTCTGCACCTCCACCAAATTCACACTGCGATCCCAGCTTCCAAACTGTGTCCCGTTCCTCAAAGGGGAGTTTGGGTTCACAAAAGATTGCGTCGCTCAGGCCGAGACTATTTCGCTCGTGGTCAAGAATGATCTCGACGGACAAATCGGAGCACTTCCCCCAGAACGGGTGCGAGATCTCATTCGGGCCATCGGCAATGTCATTGACGCTGACTGCGAACAGCTTTAG
- the glpK gene encoding glycerol kinase GlpK, protein MSDYVLALDQGTTSSRAILFDHDGRSVGQEQQEFRQIYPSPGHVEHDPADIWESQLNVAKNVLRRSRIEASRVAAIGITNQRETTLLWERDTGKPVCNAVVWQSRISTGICQRLEQQGVEQRLREITGLLIDPYFSGTKLTWLFETIEGLRERAERGEILFGTVDSYLIWKLTDGKKHITDISNASRTLLFDIHQQQWSDEMLEMLGVPRAILPEVVDSSGIVAETDPAIFGKSIPIAGIAGDQQAATFGQICYEPGMAKNTYGTGCFMLMNIGEEPRLSENGLLTTIGWRFGGKTTYCLEGAIFIAGAAIQWLRDGLKIIAHASESETLATSVSDSGGVYFVPAFVGLGAPYWDAEARGLAIGLTRGTTSEHLVRAALESIAYQTRDVLSAMNRDSGINLAELRVDGGATANNFLMQFQADILQTAVHRPVIQETTALGAAYLAGLGVGFWESQQEIAAKWTLDQAFQPQMSTADSEKKYTGWLRAVDRSRNWVVE, encoded by the coding sequence ATGTCGGATTACGTTTTGGCGCTCGATCAGGGAACGACCTCGAGCAGAGCGATTCTGTTCGACCACGACGGCCGCTCGGTCGGCCAGGAGCAGCAGGAGTTCCGGCAGATTTACCCTAGTCCCGGGCATGTTGAACACGATCCGGCCGACATCTGGGAGTCGCAGCTGAACGTCGCGAAGAACGTGCTGCGACGGTCGCGGATTGAAGCTTCGCGCGTGGCCGCGATCGGCATCACCAATCAGCGGGAAACGACCCTGCTGTGGGAACGCGACACGGGTAAACCGGTCTGCAATGCGGTCGTCTGGCAGAGTCGGATTTCGACGGGAATCTGTCAGCGGCTCGAACAGCAGGGGGTGGAGCAGCGGCTGCGGGAGATTACCGGCCTGCTGATCGATCCCTATTTTTCCGGCACGAAACTGACGTGGCTGTTCGAAACAATCGAGGGCCTGCGCGAGCGAGCAGAACGCGGAGAAATTCTCTTCGGCACCGTCGATTCCTATCTCATCTGGAAATTGACGGACGGCAAGAAGCACATCACCGACATCTCCAATGCCTCACGGACGCTGCTGTTCGATATCCATCAACAGCAGTGGAGTGATGAGATGCTCGAAATGCTGGGTGTCCCCCGGGCGATTCTGCCGGAGGTCGTCGATTCGAGTGGCATTGTCGCGGAGACCGATCCCGCCATCTTCGGCAAGTCGATTCCGATTGCCGGCATTGCCGGGGATCAGCAGGCGGCGACGTTCGGGCAGATCTGCTACGAGCCCGGCATGGCCAAGAATACGTATGGCACTGGCTGCTTCATGCTGATGAACATCGGGGAGGAGCCCCGGCTTTCGGAGAACGGACTGCTCACGACGATTGGCTGGCGATTTGGCGGGAAGACGACCTACTGCCTCGAAGGGGCGATCTTCATCGCGGGCGCGGCGATTCAATGGCTGCGGGACGGCCTGAAGATCATCGCTCATGCCAGTGAATCGGAAACGCTGGCGACTTCGGTCTCCGATTCCGGCGGCGTCTACTTCGTGCCGGCCTTTGTCGGACTGGGGGCGCCGTATTGGGATGCCGAAGCGCGGGGGCTGGCGATCGGTCTCACTCGCGGCACCACCAGCGAGCATCTGGTCCGGGCGGCTCTGGAATCAATCGCCTATCAGACCCGCGACGTACTCAGCGCCATGAATCGCGATTCGGGAATCAATCTGGCCGAACTGCGAGTCGATGGCGGGGCGACGGCGAATAACTTCCTGATGCAGTTTCAGGCCGACATTCTTCAGACAGCCGTGCATCGCCCGGTGATTCAGGAAACGACGGCCCTGGGAGCGGCTTACCTGGCCGGCCTCGGCGTCGGCTTCTGGGAAAGCCAGCAGGAGATCGCCGCGAAATGGACGCTGGATCAGGCGTTTCAACCGCAGATGTCGACAGCGGACTCGGAGAAGAAATACACCGGCTGGCTCCGAGCCGTCGATCGCTCCCGCAACTGGGTCGTCGAATAG
- a CDS encoding efflux RND transporter permease subunit, producing MPLFPLVSRYNLALHLSFISLTNSGFMSDQVDNPTAAGDSAEADPGIALSRSRVWRRIVGTLIRGRYLCLLLTIGLTLVAWPLSQRLTLERSIESLFALDHPLLLRYQESKQLFGGDEFVMISWKQKDLLESESLNAIDQFGQKLGDLPGVNPESTQTLSAVLRPKGMGFLGGLFMRIPSVRNKALEFSEGALIGEDRETTAIVVRLKPEEETSVPRGVTLAAIRNLAANHSPPAYVVGEPVQVHDMFDIVEEDGAKLGWVSSLILLAVIFFFFRSLRWMILPIAIVQISLIWTKAYLVASGMRLSMVSSMLNSLVTIIGIATVMHITIYFRELRKVFPRREALQQTLQTLLPAVCWTCATTAIGFGALLASDIVPIRSFGIMMVLGVLSVLLAVFLLVPGGVLIGNFSIDPRRYRWEPRVTGGLQSLLNVVQRFPRIIGAGTALLMLFGLIGLSFLRIETDFSKNFRADSTIVQALNFVEANLGGAGNYEVNFTFEDVTDPDAMDKLRAMADDLRAIEVDGAPALTKVIAYTDGVDFIPSAAGNSLSAKRSTLQKMQPEFEPSLFNEDQQRMRVLLRALERQPAERKLQMIDEVNRVAREYFPDAKTTGLYVLLANIILSLLSDQVMSFSLAAIGIFLCMTIAFRSWKAGLIALVPNLFPIVLLIGTLGWIGSLVNIGTAMIASVSIGLTVDSSIHYLSSYFREKQVGRSHAEALEITQSQIGLSLVFSNIALICGFSVLTLSQFVPLVYFGVLVSIAMLGGLLGNLVLLPLLLTGIYGEKQTATA from the coding sequence TTGCCATTGTTTCCCCTCGTGAGCCGCTATAATCTGGCTCTGCATCTGTCTTTCATCTCTCTGACGAACTCCGGCTTCATGTCTGATCAGGTTGATAATCCGACTGCTGCCGGGGATTCTGCGGAAGCCGATCCGGGCATCGCGCTGAGTCGTTCCCGTGTCTGGCGGCGCATTGTCGGCACGCTGATTCGCGGCCGGTATCTCTGTCTGCTGCTGACGATCGGTCTCACGCTGGTTGCCTGGCCGCTGTCGCAGCGGTTGACCCTGGAGCGGTCCATCGAATCGCTGTTCGCGCTCGATCACCCTCTGCTGCTGCGGTATCAGGAAAGCAAGCAGCTGTTCGGCGGCGATGAGTTCGTGATGATTTCCTGGAAGCAGAAGGATCTGCTCGAGTCGGAGAGTCTGAATGCGATCGATCAGTTCGGGCAGAAGCTTGGCGACCTGCCGGGCGTGAATCCGGAAAGTACGCAGACACTCTCCGCGGTGCTTCGTCCGAAAGGGATGGGCTTTCTCGGCGGGTTGTTCATGCGGATCCCGTCGGTTCGCAATAAGGCGCTCGAGTTTTCCGAAGGGGCGCTCATCGGTGAGGACCGGGAGACAACGGCGATTGTCGTGCGGCTCAAGCCGGAAGAAGAGACGAGCGTTCCGCGCGGCGTGACCCTGGCCGCAATTCGGAATCTGGCGGCTAATCACAGTCCGCCGGCCTATGTCGTCGGGGAGCCGGTGCAGGTTCACGACATGTTCGACATCGTCGAGGAAGACGGAGCCAAACTCGGCTGGGTCTCCTCGCTCATTCTGCTGGCGGTTATCTTCTTTTTCTTCCGCAGTCTCCGCTGGATGATCCTGCCGATCGCGATTGTGCAGATCTCACTGATCTGGACGAAAGCCTATCTCGTCGCGTCCGGCATGCGGCTCAGTATGGTCAGCTCGATGCTGAACTCGCTGGTGACAATCATCGGCATCGCCACGGTGATGCACATCACAATCTACTTCCGCGAACTCCGCAAAGTCTTTCCCCGCCGCGAGGCTCTGCAACAGACCCTGCAGACGTTGCTGCCAGCCGTCTGCTGGACCTGTGCGACCACGGCTATCGGTTTCGGCGCTCTGCTCGCCAGTGATATCGTGCCGATTCGCAGTTTCGGCATCATGATGGTGCTTGGCGTTCTCTCGGTGCTTCTTGCCGTGTTTCTGCTGGTTCCCGGCGGCGTACTGATCGGCAACTTCAGTATCGATCCCCGCCGGTATCGCTGGGAGCCGCGTGTGACTGGCGGACTGCAGTCGCTGTTGAACGTGGTGCAGCGTTTCCCGCGAATCATCGGTGCGGGCACGGCTCTGCTGATGCTGTTCGGCCTGATCGGGCTCAGTTTCCTGCGGATCGAAACCGACTTCAGCAAGAACTTTCGTGCAGACAGTACCATCGTCCAGGCGCTGAACTTTGTGGAAGCCAACCTTGGAGGAGCAGGGAACTACGAAGTCAACTTCACGTTTGAAGACGTGACCGACCCGGATGCGATGGACAAACTTCGCGCGATGGCCGACGACCTCCGAGCCATCGAAGTCGACGGAGCACCGGCTCTCACGAAAGTCATCGCCTACACCGACGGCGTCGACTTCATCCCGTCCGCGGCTGGAAACTCGCTTTCCGCGAAACGTTCGACGCTTCAAAAGATGCAGCCCGAGTTCGAGCCGAGTCTGTTTAATGAAGATCAGCAACGAATGCGGGTTCTGTTGCGAGCCCTCGAACGACAGCCGGCCGAGCGGAAACTGCAGATGATCGACGAAGTGAACCGCGTGGCCCGCGAGTACTTCCCGGATGCGAAGACGACCGGCCTCTACGTCCTGCTCGCCAACATCATTCTCAGCCTGCTCAGCGATCAGGTCATGAGTTTTTCGCTGGCCGCGATTGGCATTTTCCTCTGCATGACGATCGCCTTCCGCAGTTGGAAAGCCGGCCTGATCGCCCTGGTGCCGAACCTGTTCCCGATTGTTCTGCTGATCGGCACACTCGGCTGGATCGGTTCGCTGGTCAACATCGGCACCGCGATGATCGCCAGTGTTTCCATCGGCCTGACGGTCGACTCCAGCATCCACTATCTGTCGTCCTACTTCCGCGAAAAACAGGTTGGCCGCTCTCACGCCGAGGCGCTGGAGATCACCCAGTCGCAGATTGGTCTGTCGCTCGTCTTCTCCAACATTGCTCTCATCTGCGGCTTCAGCGTCTTGACGCTCTCGCAGTTCGTTCCGCTGGTCTACTTCGGCGTCCTCGTCAGCATCGCCATGCTCGGCGGGTTGCTCGGAAACCTGGTTCTGTTGCCGCTCCTGTTGACCGGCATCTATGGCGAGAAGCAAACCGCCACGGCGTAA
- a CDS encoding GDP-mannose 4,6-dehydratase encodes MATKRALITGITGQDGSYLAEHLLSLGYEVHGIVRRVALEDPSNRLNRLSGILDQLHLHSASLESFPSLYGVLSEVRPDELYHLAAQSFVSYSFEDSFSTFHTNIDGTHYLLEAVRKLVPECRFYFAGSSEMFGHAPEVPQSEQTRFYPRSPYGISKVTGFDLSRNYRESYDMYVASGILFNHESPRRGFEFVTRKITSHVARIKRGELTKLPLGNLEAKRDWGFAGDYVKAMHLMLQQEKPDDFVIATGETHTVREFCELAFAEAGLNYEDYVVVDPRFYRPAEVHVLMGDASKAKQQFGWEPTVLFPELVKMMVQHDLELFQAK; translated from the coding sequence ATGGCGACGAAACGAGCACTGATTACTGGAATCACGGGACAGGACGGGTCTTATCTGGCCGAACATCTGCTGAGCCTCGGGTACGAAGTTCACGGCATCGTGCGGCGGGTCGCGCTGGAAGATCCGTCGAACCGGCTCAATCGACTCTCTGGAATTCTCGATCAGCTGCATCTGCACTCGGCTTCACTGGAGAGTTTTCCGAGCCTCTACGGCGTCCTTTCCGAAGTCCGCCCCGATGAGCTGTATCACCTGGCCGCTCAGAGTTTCGTGTCGTACTCGTTCGAAGATTCGTTCTCAACATTCCACACGAATATCGACGGCACACATTATCTGCTCGAAGCGGTGCGGAAGCTCGTTCCCGAGTGCCGGTTCTACTTCGCCGGCTCCAGCGAGATGTTCGGCCACGCCCCCGAAGTGCCGCAGAGTGAACAGACACGATTCTATCCACGGTCGCCGTACGGCATCTCGAAAGTGACCGGGTTCGATCTGTCGCGAAACTACCGCGAGTCGTACGACATGTATGTCGCTTCGGGGATCCTGTTCAATCACGAATCGCCCCGCAGAGGCTTTGAGTTCGTCACGCGGAAAATCACCTCGCACGTGGCTCGCATTAAACGGGGCGAACTGACAAAGCTGCCGCTCGGCAATCTCGAAGCCAAACGGGACTGGGGTTTCGCCGGCGACTACGTGAAGGCGATGCACCTGATGCTGCAGCAGGAGAAGCCGGACGACTTCGTGATCGCCACGGGCGAGACGCACACCGTCCGCGAATTCTGCGAACTCGCCTTCGCCGAAGCAGGCCTGAACTACGAAGACTACGTCGTCGTCGATCCCCGCTTCTACCGCCCGGCCGAAGTGCACGTGCTGATGGGCGACGCGAGCAAAGCGAAGCAACAATTCGGCTGGGAACCAACGGTCCTCTTCCCGGAACTGGTCAAAATGATGGTCCAGCACGACCTGGAACTGTTCCAGGCGAAGTAG